AGCATTGGCCACCACCAGATTGCTTCTAGGGTCCCGAGTCCATCCTTCCTCAAATTTAAAGAACCTTTTAACCTTGGTCGCCGGACCATCTGATAGAAGGCATAAGGGCCTATGGTCAGAATTACTAGTCTGGGTTGAGCAAAGGATAGCCCTAGGGAATAAGTTCAGCCAGGCTCCATTGACTAAACCTTTATCCAAAGCAGATTTCACATGAAGCCTCCCAGACCGATGGTTATCCCAGGTCAAGTTGTCCCCTTGAATTGACATAATAATAAGACCTCTGGTGTCCATAAGATTAGAGATGATCGGGATAAAAGGGTCACGGCCAGACGAGCCTTCCCTTTTAGAGGCATTAAGAACAAAATTTGTGTCCCCCAAGATAAGCCAAGGCCCCCCAAATCTATCACCAATTTTCAAGAACTCAGACCAGAATTTTTTCTTAGCATGAAGGTATGGGGGACCATAAACACACGAAAGGAACCAAGGGTGGGAAGCGGGATCCGAATACACTATCCCCGAGATATGATTACAAGAACACGAAATACATTCAAAAATAAACCCAACCTTCCAAGCCAATATAATACCACCCGCATTGCCTCTAGACGGAAcacaaatattataataaaaatggaGGGACTTAAGAATACGTACCAGAGGATTAGCATCCACCTTAAGCTCGGTAAGAAAGAGAAAATCAGGAGCTCGAGACCGGATGAGGGACTTTAATTCCTGAACTGTAGAGGTATGCCCTAACCCTCTACAGTTCCAAGCAATACCTCTCATGGCTCCTATGGAGGAGATTCCACATTCTCCTCCACAGGGGTGTGAGAGTAAGCAGACCCACTCGAAACAGCATCATCGATCACAAATGAACCAATCAAGGGATTCTTCAAAATACCGGAGCGGCTTGGTGAGTTAGAACTATCCTTAGAAGGCTCATCCAGTACCATATCAGGGGCATTCTCATCTTGCTTCGTGTCCCAGGGAAAATCGCGAACAACACCGGGGTACTTGCGGTAGATTTTGTGAGGCCTTGAGGAAAGAGAAGCAAACGATTCGAACTTCCTTTTCTTAAAAGGAGTCGTCCTCTCGTTAACCTCGAAAGAAGCCGGGACACCAATATCTCCTCCTATCTTGCGAATCTCATACAAATCAAGTTTGCCAAAATGTTTGAGGTCATTCATTAACTCCTCTTGAGCTTTAAAGAACTGAGACAGAGCTAGATCTTCGTTCATGCGAACTTGATCCTCACATTCACCCAAGGGCATAGAAGGGGTGAGCCCATCTTGTCCACCATTAGCTTGGTCCAAAGGAACCGGCCCAATACAATTGGGAGAGAGAGAAGACCCAATCGGGTCCACACAATGGCCAACATaggaatttttatttaaatgaagCTCCATCACATCAGGCCCACCCTTATTTAAAGGAGGTAAATCCTGATGGTTCGGCCCACTAGGTAATAAATTACCTTGAACCACTTCCTTCAACCCACAAGGTAATAAATTACCTTGATTAAAATCCTTAGGCCCATAAACTAAATGCTTTTCAATCGGCCCAATGATATTTAAATCTGGCCCACACGAAGGCGGCCCACCATCCAGAGACAAGTCAACGGCATTAttactagaattcaaattttttaatttcccaCCCTCCACGCTTAATCTCCCCAAAGAAGCAATACCCTCAGAAGCTTTTCCTTGCAACAGACCCCCCTTGTCACCTCCATTGCCCAAAACAGTAAAGCTATTCTCATAGCCTGCATCTGATTGCTTAGGATGCCACTCCAAACGCTAGACTTCCCCAGGCTTAGCAGCTGCACGATGGGTCACCATCACAGGGCGCCTCGGTCGATGAACTATCCCAGAGAAACCCTTCGAACCACCTGCAACCGGAGTCGGGGACGCCAACAACGGACGGTGCGCACCACCATTCTTCACCACGGCCAAGGAGGAAAAATTACTAGAACCACCATAGACCGGTCCAGAGAACACATCGTGGTAGGTGGAGGACGTTGAAAGCCACGGACCATACATCGAGAACGGAATACCATCACACTTCGCCACTGTCACCGGCGATGACAACGAACAGCCACGTCGTTGATGACCCAAGCGGCCACAGTTATAACAGAAAATACCAATCTTTTCAAACTTTACTTGCAGCCATTGTTTCACTCCCGAGTTTAAATCGAAGAAACACCCTGAAAACAGGGGTCTATGAATGTCAATATCCACCTGCACCTTGAAGAAAGTTGTCCAGGAAGCTGGCTTGTCCTCCTCCAGATCAAGCTTTATCACGTTACCAACCAGCCCCCCTAGTAGATATCCATTGGCACTTGAGTAAAACTCATGGGGCAGATGGTGAACTTGCACCCAAACTCTTAGAGAGTTAAAAACAATCGGCCCGTCGACACTCGGAGTCCAATCTTGCAGAGCCAATGTATAACCACGAACACACCAAGGACCGTTAGCAATGGCCCAGTTCCTGTCGTTAGCGTTATCAAAGCCAAACTTGAAAACATTGGAGGTCTTCACATCATCCACCATAGCCACAATACTAACCGGCTTTTTCCAGGTCTTAGCCACAAATTCCACAACAGTAGGTACATCCACATTCATGGGAGCAATCACTTTCCCGTACAAAGAAGACGAAGCTAAAGCCTTAACTGAAGAAGGGCACGGTGAAAGCTTGACAGAAGTTTCCATGCACGTAAAGTTCTTTCCTTTAAGGGGAGGCTTTGAAGTAATGATTGGCTCCATAAATGCACACAAGCAGAGAAATAAATGGACCCCAAGAACACACACACCTACCCAAATCTCACCAACTACAAAAACTGTTAATGACCGAAACTTTACACTAGAAAAAGGTCGCTCCAACCCACCCCAGTCAACCTAAGGCAAACAAACACAAAGGGCCAGAAAAGGATAATAAACAAAACACAAATACAGACTAACCAAGCACAAACACACCAGAGAGAGAATGAAGAAACAGGAGACTTAGTGAGGACCTTGTTACAAACACAGAAGGACGGAACAGGAGACTAAGGGAAGATACGAAAGAAGGAAACACACACCCAAGAGAGAAAGTAAATGACCATCCCTCTTGTCTGAAATATTCTTTAACCTTATACTCTCACACTGGTCCCTGACATATGTCAtgttcctctctctctctatcccaTTTTGCCACATTCTATAATGGTACAAGTAATATTTCTTAAGAAAGAAAATCTGAATATAGAGAAATAGATAAAGCAAAATTAAGAAACAAGTAGATGAAATAtaacattattattttcttaatatagaaaaaaacataaacatattAATACAAAAGAAACgaccttacaaaaaaaaaaacaacataaatgaaataagctaaaaaaaaaaagaaaagtataatAGTACCAATATTGAATTTAAGAAACCAAtgtaaaattactatttttgatcgtattttgtaaaaactattaattgaattatctattttgttaaatgacaaatatAAATGCTATATCTTCTAAATTGATACAAAATAGTACCTTGAGCTGATttcttaataaatttttataataattcgaTATGAAGGTGCTACGACAAgattagttatattttctaCATCTGTTCATGCCAAACTTTGTCctaaagttggttatattaaaaaggGTGTCTACACATTTGGTACCCTGTATTTTATCTAAATACAAGTTTGGTACCCTGTATTTTTAATAATGCTTATTTGGGACCTTGTATTTTACAATCATACGTATTTGGTAccctaaattcaaatttttttgataaaatttaatcaatacaatcaatttactaaaattttatgaattctgaattcaaatttttttatttgataacaTATAATTGAGAACTGTTtggttaaattaataaaactgtattgattaaattttattttaaggtaCTAAATATGTATAGTTTAAAAATATGAGGTACCAATTAAGTATTATTGAAAACATAAGGTACCAAATATGTTTTCCATAAAAACACAAGATCCTAAATGAGTATATtccctattaaaaaaaattaagctcaagATACTATTTTATAACATTTTAGAGAATAGagagtttaatttattttttcagtaAATGAGTAAGAATGTTATTGCAGAACTTCAAACACTACAAACAAACCATTCTTACTCTACCTTTTACTTGTTTTCTCATTCTTCTAATGAGAAAACCTCAAAGAAATCTTTACTTTaattctatttataattgaataAATTGTATAAACCTTTTGATTCTATAAGCCGTTCATTTTTAGATTCTGAAATtctaatttatcatttaataataaaataaaagggaaTTACTCtacatactatttttttaattttttttttcaaatttacggtttaagTTTGTAAAGTGGTTTCTCCGGTAGTTTTTATGTGAGTtgttatacgattttttgttgcgatttaggttgcagGGCTAGTTACAATAGGAgtttatgtagaatttcgtaaaaatacaaaaaaaaaaaaaaaaaaaaaaaaaactgttttgaaatataaaaataaaaaagctccTAAAATAAAAGTTGGATtagtaacttttataaaattgtCCAAAATGATATTAATCCATACAAAAATAAGAGGAAGTGAAAAAATAAgggcattttacaaaaatactgcattTGGGGtaattgttttcaattttactgccacacggcagaattaacatttatactgtcctccctttttttttttttcttttatactgtcaacaacaaaacaaaagtatgaggcctccatctttgacaatcacagacataaccaccacaacaacaccaggacaccggaaaataaccattaattccgacaagaataaacaaaagcagtaaaatcgacgtcaataaataatcatggcaaaacaacggtaaaacaacactaaaacaatcaaacaaaacaaaagaaaaaaaatgattaaaaaaaacaaacaatctgctgcacaacctcaacaccagatgcaaaatcaactatatttgcaagtctattcctagaaaattataaaaaaaaaaactactaaaacaacactgaaacaacacaaaaacaaatgaagcaaatataacaacttagaaaaatataaaagaaacacacacctcaaaactctcttgtgagtgagctcgtcaaatatatttataggagaaccaaaagaaaaaaaccacaaaaatagccaaagagaacgaagaagaaatgtatttatagcctccatcttccacactcacagacataaccatcacaacaacacgagaacacccagaaaatacctattaattccagcgagatggagcaagggcagtgaaatcggcatcaaataaataaatcatgaaaaacaacagtaaaacaatactaaaacaatagtaaaacaaaaaaaacaataaaagaaaaaaatgatcaaaaattaactatgttgtgcacatcctcaatactaaatgctctatatttgcaagaaaagttctagaaaattagaacaaaaaaaaaccacactaactcttatattttcaaaaaaaaacataactaagaacttcaaaaaattaaaaaaaaaaaaaagaagaagaaaagaaaagaagatgaagaagaagaagaagaactaaacatgaaaaaaaataaaaatcatgaaaaacaacagtagaacaatactaaaacaacggtaaagatgaagaaaaaaaaaacttgaagaagaagatgaatattagaacatgggggtgagatttatttgaaaagctagaagataaagatgatgaagaagatgaatagtgagaAATGGGAGTGGgatttttaaatctatttaaataaaaaaaaagaatgagacatggggtgtgatttttaaatttatttaaataaaagaaaaagtaaaacatgTCACTTTTATGACACATCCCATCAACCttttcatcaaaataataattattaaattatctcaaaaaataataattattaaatattaaaaataataaataataacttttatatccattaaaataaaaaattaaataaataattgagccCATGTCCCAatcaatctaaaaaaaaaaaaaaaaaaaaaaaaagttggtagccgaaaaaaataaaaaaaacagtacaaaagttatttttggagtgtaacagtataaaagaaagaaaatgagaAAACACAGTAAACtgtgtaaatttcccaaaaataatataacttacataaaagaaaataagatTTCCACAAAAAATACGTGTTAACAATATCTATAATGGTTAGATTATATTAGGaagtatatttgtttatttgtatatatattcgGATGAGTAGATTCGACTTATGACTATACTTATTGGTTGACATTTATTCGAGAATTCTTCTAGCGTGCATAGTATATATTGGCTTCTCTCGAGAAGTTTTTTTCATCCTGTTCTAGCACTATTCCATGTAGTATAATTATGATGACTGAAAGCAAGATAAAAGTCCACCACAaacttcagttttttttttttttattttatatttttgatgaTAGAGAGAATAACACTACAATTACTCTGTCCATCACACACTCATATACATccagtcatatatatatatatcctaatATCTGTATTATAGACTTTACTTTTTTAGGGGTTTGCTTATAGAATATCATCACCTTCCACTTTTTGATCTtgatcttcttcttttcttatttaatttaaataataataaacaacgCTGTTGGATTGATTGATGAAAAGTAGGGACTGAGATTGAGATAGCTAGCGCATATATAGTGACAAGTTTAGAATCCAAGACAGTTTAACTAATTTATGCCTAGCTATACTCAAATGGACACTTTTCCTTAACTAAGATACTCAAGAAAGGAaagccaaaaaaataaataaataattataaaaagccTTCAATATTtagattaatattaatatatacacaGCTTGGTCCTGTTGCCTGGACCCCATGTAATGTGGTTGGGGAACTAATTCACACACAGAATTGGGCCCTTGTTAACATCTTTTAAGCATATAACACAAAAAGTTAGCTTAGAACAGGCAAAGGAAGAATCTCTTAAAAGCTAAGTAATGGAGTGTAGAGGGGGAAACCACAATACTTTTTTTATAGTCACTTTTCAACCAATAATGTGGGAAATATCTTTGCATTAGTCAATGAATATATATCAAGCTTTATTATTTGCTGTCCAATTTTCAAGTTTCAAATATGTATTGCATCATCCAATTTTGGCAacggcatatatatatatagtacagcaattaatatatatgtatatggtaaTTTAAAGGTACTTAAGACATATTTGATAACAATCAATGATCAATAATTAGCATGAAGTTGAGATGAACTTGAGTGCAAATATATACCATCAACTGATATGGAAGGAAAAGTTGAGTTGACTCACTTTGAACTTGGATATATATTGCATCTATATATGCTAGCTTTTGACGCGGCGCATCTGGTTCTTATCTGCATAATTGTGTATTTCCTTTGAGATTTGATGCTTAAAGGAATAGTAAATTATTGaactaa
This Cannabis sativa cultivar Pink pepper isolate KNU-18-1 chromosome 6, ASM2916894v1, whole genome shotgun sequence DNA region includes the following protein-coding sequences:
- the LOC115695161 gene encoding uncharacterized protein LOC115695161 — translated: MRGIAWNCRGLGHTSTVQELKSLIRSRAPDFLFLTELKVDANPLVRILKSLHFYYNICVPSRGNAGGIILAWKVGFIFECISCSCNHISGIVYSDPASHPWFLSCVYGPPYLHAKKKFWSEFLKIGDRFGGPWLILGDTNFVLNASKREGSSGRDPFIPIISNLMDTRGLIIMSIQGDNLTWDNHRSGRLHVKSALDKGLVNGAWLNLFPRAILCSTQTSNSDHRPLCLLSDGPATKVKRFFKFEEGWTRDPRSNLVVANAWKSVNHN